The Triticum aestivum cultivar Chinese Spring chromosome 3A, IWGSC CS RefSeq v2.1, whole genome shotgun sequence genome includes a region encoding these proteins:
- the LOC123061502 gene encoding uncharacterized protein: MGEPSKELLDLPSGPNPPSFIESLFAGREQHKGTRKAGPPTDPLPKSQVLGKVKDFLGEMAKANEKLQLDAQNKPPEEYDIEALTGNEKEYIEMDLILGVADLHSEQAVDAAEATMSSFPPLGSSFASSSSDSEDDIDEDGDDEPEMPSKEKCGNPDKPEANPAKGKKPNKRQKIVVLN, encoded by the exons ATGGGGGAGCCTAGCAAAGAACTCCTGGACCTCCCATCGGGGCCCAATCCACCCTCCTTCATCG AATCGCTGTTCGCGGGCAGGGAGCAGCACAAGGGCACGCGCAAGGCGGGGCCTCCCACCGACCCACTCCCAAAGAGCCAAG TTCTTGGAAAAGTGAAGGATTTCTTGGGAGAGATGGCAAAGGCCAATGAGAAATTGCAGCTTGATGCGCAG AACAAGCCTCCTGAGGAGTATGACATTGAAGCACTCACTGGAAATGAAAAGGAATATATTGAGATG GATTTGATTCTCGGTGTAGCTGATCTTCATTCAGAGCAGGCTGTGGATGCAGCTGAGGCGACAATGAGCAGCTTCCCACCCTTGGGAAGTTCATTTGCTAGCAGCTCATCTGACTCAGAAGATGATATCGATGAAGATGGTGACGATGAGCCTGAAATGCCTAGCAAAGAAAAATGTGGCAATCCAGATAAACCGGAGGCTAATCCAGCCAAAGGGAAGAAGCCCAATAAAAGACAGAAGATTGTTGTTCTCAACTAG